In a single window of the Raphanus sativus cultivar WK10039 chromosome 9, ASM80110v3, whole genome shotgun sequence genome:
- the LOC108823782 gene encoding uncharacterized protein LOC108823782: protein MEKSTIQVEELDESDDFLLELAAIEAEAEAASAAKRPKVAAPVPEGPYMAALKGSKSEHWQMNPLNPASKSRGGFQGVNSNPAAGNYGSEAGEQDFPEKDCPCGNGVCSILTSNTQKNPGRKFYKCPNREEHGGCGFFQWCDAVQSSGAQHSYGNSNESKFPDLQCPCGAGLCRVLTAKTGENIGRQFYRCPVFEGSCGFFKWCNDDAVKSSTTYSFTNNNSLSESDNRGYQTAKTGSGTPCFKCGKEGHWARDCTAQSGNPPYETGPVQPSSAAGQCYKCGKEGHWARDCTAPSGNPPYETGLAKPSSAAGECYKCGKEGHWARDCPAQSGNLKSESGQVKSSTSGGECYKCGKQGHWARDCTGQSGNQQFQSSGQGKPATSGGECYKCGKPGHWARDCTVAVQSTGVTGKRQRQY, encoded by the exons ATGGAGAAAAGCACGATCCAGGTCGAAGAGCTCGACGAATCCGATGATTTCCTCCTCGAACTCGCCGCAATCGAAGCGGAAGCAGAAGCGGCGTCGGCGGCGAAACGCCCTAAGGTCGCCGCTCCCGTCCCTGAGGGACCCTACATGGCGGCTCTAAAGGGAAGCAAAAGCGAGCATTGGCAGATGAATCCGCTCAATCCCGCCTCCAAATCCCGCGGCGGTTTTCAAGGCGTGAACTCGAACCCGGCTGCTGGAAACTACGGATCGGAGGCCGGTGAGCAGGACTTCCCGGAGAAAGACTGTCCCTGTGGAAACGGTGTGTGTTCGATTCTGACGTCGAACACGCAGAAGAACCCAGGCCGAAAATTCTACAAATGCCCTAATAGAGAG GAACACGGAGGTTGTGGGTTTTTCCAGTGGTGTGATGCTGTTCAGTCCTCCGGAGCTCAGCATAGTTATGGGAACAGTAACGAATCCAAGTTCCCTGATCTCCAGTGCCCGTGTGGTGCTGGATTGTGCCGTGTTCTCACTGCTAAAACTGGGGAGAACATTGGAAGGCAGTTCTATCGCTGTCCTGTTTTTGAG GGCTCCTGTGGTTTCTTCAAATGGTGCAATGATGACGCAGTCAAATCGTCTACAACTTATAGCTTTACCAATAACAACAGCTTAAGTGAATCAGATAACAGAGGATATCAAACTGCGAAAACAGGCAGTGGCACACCCTGTTTTAAGTGCGGGAAGGAAGGGCATTGGGCGAGAGACTGCACTGCTCAGTCTGGTAATCCGCCTTATGAAACGGGACCAGTACAGCCTTCCTCTGCAGCTGGACAATGTTATAAGTGTGGGAAGGAAGGGCATTGGGCAAGAGACTGCACTGCTCCGTCTGGTAATCCGCCGTATGAAACGGGACTGGCAAAGCCTTCCTCTGCAGCTGGAGAGTGTTATAAGTGTGGGAAAGAAGGACACTGGGCGAGAGACTGCCCTGCTCAATCTGGTAATCTGAAGTCTGAATCAGGGCAAGTGAAGTCCTCCACTTCAGGCGGAGAGTGTTACAAATGCGGGAAGCAAGGACATTGGGCGAGAGACTGCACCGGTCAATCTGGTAATCAACAGTTTCAATCATCAGGGCAAGGAAAGCCTGCGACCTCGGGTGGAGAATGTTACAAATGCGGAAAACCAGGACACTGGGCAAGAGATTGCACTGTGGCTGTTCAATCCACAGGCGTTACAGGCAAAAGGCAGAGGCAGTACTAG
- the LOC108834359 gene encoding uncharacterized protein At4g26485-like, which produces MNFVAELELERNYNNGKANVEELERLGCNVVFGVNVHSMTIKPNLGGSATYDRVIFNFPHAGFDYGREHEIKTIMRHQELLRGFMKSARMLVKDEDKGGEIHVVHKTEYPFSEWKLKALGEKEGLDLVSEIEFCLNHYPGYSNKRGSRGYNDSSFPIGKSCTFIFKKQFFY; this is translated from the exons ATGAACTTTGTAGCGGAGCTAGAGCTAGAGCGTAATTACAATAATGGGAAGGCAAATGTAGAAGAGTTGGAGAGACTCGGGTGTAATGTGGTCTTTGGGGTTAACGTCCACTCTATGACCATAAAGCCTAACCTTGGTGGTTCTGCCACATACGATAGAGTCATTTTCAATTTCCCTCACGCTGGATTCGATTATGGTCGCGAGCACGAAATCAAAACAATCAT GAGGCATCAAGAACTTTTAAGAGGTTTTATGAAGAGTGCAAGAATGTTGGTGAAGGACGAAGACAAGGGAGGAGAGATTCATGTGGTTCATAAGACTGAATATCCATTTAGCGAGTGGAAGCTAAAAGCTCTCGGTGAGAAAGAAGGTTTAGATTTGGTCAGTGAGATCGAGTTTTGCTTAAATCATTATCCTGGTTATTCCAACAAGAGAGGAAGTAGAGGTTACAATGACTCTAGCTTCCCTATTGGAAAATCATGTACCTTCATATTTAAGAAGCAgttcttttattaa